The DNA window TCAATAGCAGTTTCGTTTCTGTTCTCGTTTTTGAATCCGACTCACGAGAGAAGGGTTAGAGAGATAATAAAAGAAATTAATCCAGAGATTTACATTTCTCTTTCCTCTGATATAGCTCCAGAATTTAGGGAATACGAGAGAACAAGTACGACAGTCCTGAATGCCTACCTCCAGCCAATACTTGAAAGGTATCTTGAAGATCTTCAGAAAAAGCTTGAGAAAAAGTATGGAATAGAAGACCTAAGAATTATGCTCGTTCACGGAGGAATAATGCCGGCTGAAACCGCTAAGAAGTATGCGGTGGCAATAGTAAATTCAGGACCAGTGGGAGGAGTTGTAGCTGGAAGCTTTATTGGCAACATTCTCGGTTTTGAGAACATAATCACAGTAGACATGGGAGGGACAAGTTTTGACATTTCTTTAATTGAGAAAGGGACTCCCGTCGTTACTACGGAGGGAAAATTCGAAGGTTATCCTGTTAAAATACCCATCGTAGATGTGCATACAATTGGAGCTGGTGGAGGAAGCATAGCTTGGCTCGATAAAGCCGGAGTTCTTAATGTTGGTCCGCAAAGTGCTGGGGCAGATCCCGGACCAGCATGTTACGCAAAAGGAGGGAAAGATGCTACTGTGACTGATGCGAACTTAGTTCTTGGAAGACTTTCTGCGGAGAACTTCCTTGGAGGAGAAATGAAGCTCGATGAGTCTCTTGCGAGAAAAGCAATCTCGAAACTTGCGAATCAGATGGACATGAGCGTAGAAGAAGTAGCTATGGGAATAATAAGAGTAGCTGATGCGAAGATGGAAAAGGGGATAGCTACATGCTCGACTGAGAGGGGTTACGATGTAAGAGAATTTGCTCTTGTCGCTTTCGGCGGAGCTGGACCATTGCATGCAGTTCAGATAGCCATGGATCTTAACATACCTTGGGTCATAATTCCACCACTTCCTTCGGAATTCTCTGCTTTCGGACTTCTTGTTGCAGACATCAAGCATGACTACGTAAAAAGCTACATTGTCGAGGAGGATGAAGTAGATCTGTCTCTTCTCCAGAGTTACTTTGCTGAGCTGGAGAAAAGAGGAATTGAGCAGTTAAGAAAAGAGGGTGTAAGGGAGGAAGATATGGAAATCAAGTGGTCGATGGACATGCGTTATTCCGGACAGAGCTACGAGTTGAACATTCCGGTTGAGAGGGGGACGAAGTTCACGAAGGAGAGTTTTGGAGAAATCATAAAGAGGTTCCACAAAAGACACGAGGAAGTTTACACTTACAGTTCCGAGGATGAAAAGGTGGAAATCGTTAATCTAAGGGTAACTGCAATTGGAAAAGTGCCGAAAATTCAGCTTGAAAAAATCGAGAGAGGAAATAGAAATCCCCCAAGCGAGGCTTTAAAAGAAGAAAGAGAAGTTTATTTTGGAAACGGATTTTTGAGAGTACCAGTTTACACAAGAGAGCTGATGCTTGCTGGAAATTTTGTAGAAGGACCATGTATAATCGAGGAGAGGTTCTCGACGACTGTTATTCACCCAGGCTGTAAGGCTAAGATTGACGATTTCGGTAATATCATTGTTGAGGTGAAAGTCTGATGAAGGCTGATGCTATTACGATGCAGGTTATTAGATACGCTCTTGAGAGGATTGCCGACGAAATGGGGTATACAATAGTCAGAAGTGCGAGATCAACCATAATCAAGGAAGTTATGGACATCAGTTGTGCAATTTTCAATGAGAAAGGATATACGATAGCCCAAGCTCATCACGCCCCTATGCTTCTCGCGGGTTTCGAAATCACTATGAGAGAACTCGTCAAAAGATTTCCTCCAGATTCTCTTGAGGATGGAGACGTTATAATCTCTAACGATCCTTACATGGGTGGACAGCACGTTATGGACGTTCAAACCTTCGCTCCCGTGTTCTACGAAGATGAGCTCGTGGGTTTCGTTGGAAGCATTGCACACATGACAGACATGGGAGGAGCTGTTCCGGGAGGAGTTGCTGGAGGAATGACGGACATATTCATGGAAGGTCTTAGACTTCCGATGATCAAGCTGTACAAAGGATACAAAGAAAATGAGGATGTTTTTGCGATTTTGAAAAACAACATAAGAGTTCCAGAAAAAACTCTTGGTGATATAAGAGCTCTCGTCTCTGCAGACTACGTTGGGATCAAAAAGGTTAGAGAACTCTACAAAAAATACGGTGTCGAAGTAGTTTCTGAATGCCTAAACGCTCTTCTGGATTACTCCGAAAGGAGGATTAGAGAGGGGATAGAAAAGCTTCCCGATGGAAAATACAGCGGAGAAGTTTACATCGATGATGACGGAGTTACAGATGACCCAGTCAGGATTAAAGTAAACGTTAGGATAAAAGGAGACGAAATAAAAGTCGATTTCAACGGAACTTCGAAGCAGGTTAGGGGTAACATAAACTGTCCGATAGCAACGACCTATGCGGCAGTTTACTACACAATCATAGCGGTTGTCGATCCTCACGTCCCGATAAACTCCGGCTGCTACAGACCGATAACAATCGAAGCCGAAGAAGGATTAGTGGTCAACCCCCGCCCACCAGCGGCTGTTGCAGCGAGAACCAACTGCTCTCAGAAAATAACTGAAGCCATGCTCAAAGCTTTGAGCGAAGCAGCCCCTGACAGAGTTATGGCTGGCAGTCATGCCCAGATAACAACCTGCAGCTTCAGCGGTTATCAGAACGGAAAGAGGTGGATATACATCGAAATCATGGGAGGAGGAATGGGAGCTCGTTCGTTCAAAGATGGTAAAGACGGGCAGGACTCGCATCTTGCGAGGTTTATGAACACTCCGATAGAAGCTATAGAGATAGAATATCCGGTAATGATAGAAAGGTACGAGTTCATACCCGATTCAGGGGGAGCAGGAAAATACAGAGGAGCTTTAGGCTTGAGAAGAGACATCAGGTTTTTGACGGACGAAGTAGTTTTCGCAAGGTATGGAGACAGTCAAAAGTTTCCCCCCCCACGGTCTTTTCGGAGGAAAACCCGGCATGCCAGGAAGGTTTATTCTTAATCCGGATAAAGACAACATCCGTTTGAAATCGAAGGGGGTTGACGTTTTGAGGAAGGGGGATGTCGTTAGCTTGCAGCTTCCCGGAGGCGGAGGATACGGAAATCCGCTTGAAAGAGACTTTTCTCTAATCGAAAGGGATGTCAGAGACGGGAAAGTTACGATAGAGGGAGCTAAGAGAGATTACAAGGTTGTAATAGATCCAAAAACCCTGAAGGTTGATGTTGAGGCTACGAAAAAGCTGAGAGGTGAAATCTAATGGAGATCAAGCTTGTAGAAGAAATCTCTCACGACAAAGAGTCTGGAGGGTGGTATTATAAAGGGATTCGCTATCTTCTCATCCGACCCGAAACGATAATTGGGATCCAGAAGAAGGTGAATGAAATTTGTGGAGAAAGTAAAGAGGCTCTTTTCTCAGGAGGATATACCGGAGGTAAGTTATCTGCCGAAAAGTTTGCGAAAGAACTTGGACTTTCAAAAGAGGAAATCCTTGCTTTCATGTGCTCCATGGGAACTCAGCTTGGCTGGGGAAAAATGGAGTGGGAACTTCGCGAAGAAAAATTCGTTGTTAGAGTTCACAACTCTCCCTTTGCCGAAGCGTACGGAAATTCAACGAAAGGAGTTTGTCATCTCATCGAAGGTGTTTT is part of the Ferroglobus placidus DSM 10642 genome and encodes:
- a CDS encoding V4R domain-containing protein, with protein sequence MEIKLVEEISHDKESGGWYYKGIRYLLIRPETIIGIQKKVNEICGESKEALFSGGYTGGKLSAEKFAKELGLSKEEILAFMCSMGTQLGWGKMEWELREEKFVVRVHNSPFAEAYGNSTKGVCHLIEGVFAGVGEIIFGKAVSEERLCKAKGDDYCEIVVERR
- a CDS encoding hydantoinase B/oxoprolinase family protein produces the protein MKADAITMQVIRYALERIADEMGYTIVRSARSTIIKEVMDISCAIFNEKGYTIAQAHHAPMLLAGFEITMRELVKRFPPDSLEDGDVIISNDPYMGGQHVMDVQTFAPVFYEDELVGFVGSIAHMTDMGGAVPGGVAGGMTDIFMEGLRLPMIKLYKGYKENEDVFAILKNNIRVPEKTLGDIRALVSADYVGIKKVRELYKKYGVEVVSECLNALLDYSERRIREGIEKLPDGKYSGEVYIDDDGVTDDPVRIKVNVRIKGDEIKVDFNGTSKQVRGNINCPIATTYAAVYYTIIAVVDPHVPINSGCYRPITIEAEEGLVVNPRPPAAVAARTNCSQKITEAMLKALSEAAPDRVMAGSHAQITTCSFSGYQNGKRWIYIEIMGGGMGARSFKDGKDGQDSHLARFMNTPIEAIEIEYPVMIERYEFIPDSGGAGKYRGALGLRRDIRFLTDEVVFARYGDSQKFPPPRSFRRKTRHARKVYS
- a CDS encoding hydantoinase/oxoprolinase family protein: MRIGIDVGGTFTDVVLVDDQSGKLYHTKTPTTPKDLTVGVLRGIEKILEISSAKIENLKYIVHGTTIGTNALIERKGAKTGLITTEGFIDVLEIGRFQRPKEGLYDMTVDNPEPLVPRYLRKGVKERVNSKGEIVRPLDEKSAREAVEFLISEGVESIAVSFLFSFLNPTHERRVREIIKEINPEIYISLSSDIAPEFREYERTSTTVLNAYLQPILERYLEDLQKKLEKKYGIEDLRIMLVHGGIMPAETAKKYAVAIVNSGPVGGVVAGSFIGNILGFENIITVDMGGTSFDISLIEKGTPVVTTEGKFEGYPVKIPIVDVHTIGAGGGSIAWLDKAGVLNVGPQSAGADPGPACYAKGGKDATVTDANLVLGRLSAENFLGGEMKLDESLARKAISKLANQMDMSVEEVAMGIIRVADAKMEKGIATCSTERGYDVREFALVAFGGAGPLHAVQIAMDLNIPWVIIPPLPSEFSAFGLLVADIKHDYVKSYIVEEDEVDLSLLQSYFAELEKRGIEQLRKEGVREEDMEIKWSMDMRYSGQSYELNIPVERGTKFTKESFGEIIKRFHKRHEEVYTYSSEDEKVEIVNLRVTAIGKVPKIQLEKIERGNRNPPSEALKEEREVYFGNGFLRVPVYTRELMLAGNFVEGPCIIEERFSTTVIHPGCKAKIDDFGNIIVEVKV